From the Choristoneura fumiferana chromosome 15, NRCan_CFum_1, whole genome shotgun sequence genome, the window CAGCTTACTTTAGTAAatacatctatgtatagactgcatgtttcttacgtcaaaacggcgcacaaaatttgttcacagcgcggatttgtttGTAGACGTGACGTGACGTTCACTATAGtatgttgacgtccgtgacaggggttgtgtcaaagtaatattgatgattgatgtgCCGCGCGTTTTGATTTAAACAGCCAGTccagtgccgtaaggtacatagatgtcaatgagtAAATATAAACGTATACTAACGTGTTCTGTTCGTGATGGATATGCCTGTTGTGCCGCGAGGGCGGCGTGCCTTCCTTGACGCGCTTCTTGACGGGCGACAGCTGAGTCGGCTCCTTCTTGCCACCACTGCTTGCCATACTGCGAAACAAACCGAACACATTAAACCCTGCACTGTGTCTTGAGTTGTAAACAGAGTATGCTATTAAAAGTACGTTCCATGCGAAAGTATAAAGTAATACATTGATATTTCGTTGAAAAACAGACTTATTTTTGTACACGAAGAAATTATACTCTCATTAGAACTGGAAAGTAATGATTTTTGGATTTTTCCCTTTTTTgcttcatcatatcagccgtaggacgtccactggacataggcctcccccatagacctccagttgctgcGGTTGAAAGCGGTATGCATACACCTTGAACCAGAAGCTTCAACTCCTACGTCCTatttacgctgcgcttgccgatctgcggtctccattcgagcaCTTTTCGGCACCAACGGCCATCTATTCTCCGTGCTATGTGGCCTGCCTAttatacaaagtttttttttcttcatggGACCATAATTTCGTATAAGTTTCATCTCGtttcaaaatctataaaaatcaTGCCCGACGCAACACAACACCCTTGACACAATCAATGGAAGAATGAGAAGGAATAAGATGAAGTAATTATActctataaaataattatcctAAAATTAGGGTTAGCACCTGTATTGGTGTGTTTGGTGATGCGGCTGATAGTGGGGCACTGCGCTCGTCTGCTGCTTAGCCGATCTGTTGACAACCCTACCGATGCACGGCACCGTAGGTACGTTTAGTGTGAGTAACATTTGGAATAATTATAAcacattaaaaaactaaaaacacgcTTTAGCGGTAAAGTAAATGGTGAAACTGCCTGattgctccatcatcagaccctaGATACTATTCTTGATCAAAATAGGGCCTAAGACGTTTTtaacaagcccaaacacggccATGTTACGTTGTTCTGTCTTAGAGTTCCTGTGTCTATTTTTCGGCTCCAGCATCAGATTAATCTCGATGacaccatattattgtattatcatcaGTACTATGCATAACTGCCAAGTTTCGGTTCAATACCATTATAGGAAGTGGGTGATTCTGTtacatacatagatagataATAACACGTGAAGATAACATAACCATGTTAAAAACAGGTAACGTCACGTGAAAACGAATGGTCGGCTTTGTCAAGGTAAAAATTAGGCTTTGttaatcagggatagtgtagtCTCTCAGTTAAGTATATGCAGAGATTACCTCCCAAATACAAAcacccaaacaaacaaaatatacctTTCTATGATTTTGTACTACAAATATATGTCTCCTTGGAAATGTTACGTGGCAAATATCTgtgatggcatcacatttatctgtcacataaaataaatcaatgaacgCTAAACTCTATGTCGTAGTAAACTGCACCACCAGCAGTCATCTGTTCGTTTCTGTAAGTCGCCAGGAAAAGCTCGCTCTTAACCTTCCTCCTAGAACCGCCCACAAGTTTTCTATTGTAAAGACTGTAAGCCCGCAATGGGTCCGCATGAGAACTACTGACATACTTGgttcaattccagggtaggaaGCTGGCAGTTACAGTCCTGCCTAGTGAATGCCCACGAATGGGAGCCACAGCCCAACCCCTCTCATTGCACAGACTGTAATGTAGACTGACCTCTTGTGCGGATGATGGTGCAGCGGGTGGTGATGGAAGTCCCAGACGTCTGGGTCGGGCAGGGGCGCGGGCTCCACGATGAGCGGCGCGCGCCACTCGCCCACGTCGGCCACGCCGTGCCCGTGgtgcgcggccgccgccgccgccgccgccgccgccagttGCTGCACCTAacacacgactattgttaagcCACGACAAttgttgacgaccggatggccaagtggttagagaacctgactacgaagcttgaggtccctggttcgattcccggccggggcagatatttgtatgaataatacgaatgtttgttctcgggtcttgcatgtttaatatgtatttaagtatgtatttatctatataagtatgtttatacgtTGGCTAGTATCcaatccatagtacaagctttgcttagtttgggactaggtcaatgagggctatcgttttttgtcttactacatggcgccactgttgcgtgaggttttaagtgtggctttcaaagtctgttattacgggcatgaaaaaaaagtttagattaaaatcatatttaatacatcttaaaaccgtaccataaaaatatcgcgcaaccacagtcttgcgtagtcccgttttgttcggaaaaaagggaggacaaaagttttcgaaagacaaaactgtctcaaaacgcaTACATTCAATGCCCCTTATCGCATttttcgtttatcactatcccgcgggaaccatgctattttccgggttaaaaactatcctatgtccttccccgggactcaaactaattgtataccaaattgcatctgaatcggttcagcggtaacaaacaaacgaacagacttacaaactttcgcatttataatattggtgggATGGTATACAAGCGGCACAACATTTTAGGAAATCTTAGAATAAACtagacatttaaaaattaacaaacataTTCCTTGAAGTTCGTACAATGATACTAAGAGGTTTTTTAAATTCTCACGAGATTGACAGCTAGTATTTGTTTTCACGCACGGGAATAACTATTATATTTTAAGAGATATGTACTGACCTGATAAGCGGGCTGGCACAGTATAGACGACACGAATTGGTGCGGGAACGGTTCGGCGGCGCGCGTCGCGTATTGCCGCGCTCCTCCCACCGCGACTCGACCGCCTTGGTACAGCTGATactgtaaaaaaacaaacacacgATTACGACCATACTTTTTAAAAGCTAAAATGATCTAATTTTCTGGTCGCATACCTACGTGTACACGCCCAAATCAAATGTTATAATTCTCGGGCAACCCCAGCCCTATCCTATACTATAGTGTtagttctagttttttttttaactaaaaaggATATTCAATATAGTAGAATACATAAGTCTTGTGTTTGTGCTTTATTGCGTTGTGGGAATAAATGAACTTTTATCCTTTTTTGTCTCTTTTTAGCTTGTAACAAAAGGTATTGTAAGAATACAAGAGGGTAGTGTTAGTCAAGGTTTGCCAGGGAGCTATGGAGTGCAGCATCCTAGGTGTTCCAAAAACTGATAGAATTAGAAACACTGAACTGCGCTCAAAAACTAAAATTCTCCATGTGGGGACGCAGACCGCCACTTAAGCGTGACTGGGTAGGATAAGTCTGCCGAAGTCATCTCGATCACTGCGCCAAAATCACCAcccactgattgggttccatgcgaggggcaccggagcagaggtaggcctaaaaggtgacgggacgatttggagcgattccagccagactagcgatattttgccgaagccagagacgagtggaaggagaaaggggaggcttttgcccaacACTGGGACACCGTATAAACGTTAGTTACCAGGTTGTCGTAGGGCGCCGGCGGCAGGCGCTGCTGGTTGATGGTGAGCGCGAGGTGGTGGGCGGGCGGGGCGGCGGCCGGCGCCACCACGCTGCCCACGCCGTACTCGCCGCCCACGCCGCCCACGCCGCTGCCCGACCTGCGGCATACCTGCAAACAATCGACAGTTTAGTAAGCCACATTACAATATGAATAAACAAAGCAAACAGTAGTAatgaaatgaggagatacgtagaagaacgcgagtcaccgacatagccaagcaaattagctcgttgaagttgCCAAGGGCCATATCTGATATCATATAGCACAgtgaacagatggtcgttggaaCCAAAACGTCTCGAATGgaaaccgcggatcggcaagcgcaacgtaggacgtccactaacaaGATCGACGGATGATTTGGTTAAAAGCCGCAgggtcacggtggatgcaggccgcttccaaccgaagcaactggataTTTATTGGtggaggcatatgtccaacagtggacgtcctatggctgatataatgataatGAGGTATTATTCCTACTTGTTATACctatgtaatttaatattttgaattttgtgcAAAACCCTAAGAATGCCGCATGTAGAATGTATGTAAAATATACAACAATTACCTCCATCATCTGTACGGAGGCTTTCACATTGTTACAGTGCGCGTAATCGACGAGGTGTGCGAGCGTCACGAACGCGTGGTTGAGCGCCTCCCCGGGGGTTATCCGTCTCTCTTGGTCCATGGTCAGCATACGCTTGAGTAGATCGATGAACTCCCTCCTGTCCGCTTTCTCGGCCAACAGTTGGCCGCCCTCAAGATCCGTTGGGACGTTAACCTGGAATATTTGAAaacgggaattattatttttatctcgaTGGCTCAGACAACTGAGTCCTCGCAAGACACAAAATTGGGTacttcttctaagtcgctacattTTTGACGGTAGCGAACCTTCatgacgagtttcttgggaaaataatgTGGTGGTGTTCCGTAGCCTTCCATACCGCagtccggagttcgtagttgacAATAGATCGCTGCTAGGCACGCTCTCACATCAGGTCGCCTTTTACGCCACCCACGGAAAGAAATGGGACACGGGATTGGATACAAGTACAATTTATCCTAAGggattgaaaaataaaaaatactttatgcCCAGTGTATTTAGGGAGAACACACAGTACTTTCTCAGACCGTTCCAAATCCTGGATGCGTTTAAAAAGTCAAATTCCAGTATAAGGGtgaattactattatttttttccattgtgacacgaaaattatccatacaaatgtatgattaattttcgtgtcacaatggaaaaaaataatagcaattctaactacctgcgttaaggtgtgcaactttttggtcacAATTTTTTTCCTAACAGAGCTTTGAAAACTAACCAGCTAACGGCGGAATTAGCACTTTCGGTTTCGGCGCGATAagccaaaaaaaattaataccgGTAAGCGCAACCggtcttaaaaaaaatgcttttaccTGTCCTATGTCGTCGAGGCAATTGAAGATATACTTCCTCGCCTCCTTACTCTTGATGCCAGTCTCCAGTTCATGCTCCTCGGGTGTTTTGAGCCGCCAGAACGGGTACGTGCTGTCCACATCGCGGTAGAAGAACTTTGCCGTTTTAGACGCGCtggaaacattaaaaaaaaactttgtaaccGTTGGAGTGGCACGTGACCGGGTCCCGGCATTCCGTTGtttggcaagcgaccggctcccggccaCCTGTCAAAcacccttgagtggcaagcgagCGGCTCCCGGACGTTTGATTCTGGCgtattttaaatctaaataataaCTGATAGAACTATTTTTGGCCTGCTCATTCTGGTAAAATGCGTTcgtaaatagacaaggatgccATTCattaacggccgcgacaacgctatggaagaaatttcgttctatcgtttactcaagtttcgtattatattattatttgctattgataaaagggctttgtttcgtaaataaattaatattttactaaataaatcagtgttttctacaagtaatatttttattttgtaattatagttattttaatacatgactgagaaaaatttggttatcagatatttgataatgactaataaaattcacagaaattgaaggtcattcattgttattaaattagatatgccattttatgctaaactatcactgtaaggcttaaacattaaaatggttttttttgtgatattttttataaaatacgcgaattcgcgaaattaattcggGTGTGTCATTGCCACTCAAgggagattttttcaaaatggccgcgccacctgactgtaaattttaaatatggcgccgcCACTCCAAAGGGTAACTGAGACCCTTTAGGCGGATGTGTACCCGCTGTATCCAGCTCCGATGTGCGGTGCGGTTTTCAACGTTGACAGTAGAATCTCGATGTGTTCATGTGTTTTTCTTACGTAAGCAATAAGATCGATAATTCACGTTCTATActtcaaacaaacagacttataagcTTTCGCGTGGAGGGGATaagtttgcgcatctgtcaactaacaagccaatggcgtgacggccgcgcgcgctcctacgccccctcccgcgttcccactgctccgccgccaatttggtccgtatttcgcttactgcgcaggtatatcgccaggagctctttttacatGCGTTGATTATTAGTGTGATTTATTTACCTATGGCGGCGGTGTTGGGTAGTTACCTGTTAAGCATGTGTTCGGTGGGCAGCCCCTGTGTCTGCGAGATGTACCGGATCTGGTCGTACTCGGAAGACCCCGGGTAAAGCGGCCAGCCCAGGAACAGCTCAGCCACGACGCACCCCAGCGACCACATATCAATCGCCTCGCAGAACGCCAGGCCCAGGATTATTTCGGGCGCTCTGAAAGGAAATAGTAGATTgctaaccaagggtggaaagtgacccatttcaccagagatatttctggcgctcgaacgaagtgtgagcgccaatagttcgaggggaaatgggtaatttcacccgagttagacactacttttcatttcgactgtgaggaaagtaatatactacaaaaaaatgagaataataataaatttaatttacttatatctaacctccaacggtaccttttcgacgtGACTACTTGACACGGCCGATTATagaaaaaatcgagttggtcacgaccaaggagcttatatacaaaactggaggttgaacgccgaacgaagaagtttgacctttattacttatttatatattccatctcttactttcacatttcacgaatgacttccatctctttcttaatctaacaaaagaaagagatgaaatatgttcgtgacgtaataaagatcaaatttcttgtttcaaacggatgttcggcgtccaacctccagtgttgtatataagcttcttggtcacgacgtgcatctagatggccatgccgaaacgtgaaaaaaaagtgtcattgacgtaactcaattatcttcgactccgtggctaatcgaaaaattaaaaaaatatatactttccaccctagagatgaaaacgcaattttccacccggcttgGCTTTccacccatgaaaattaaactttcaaaAATGTTATTGTAGTCAAAGTTGCACTTTACAAATAGAAATCTTTGATGCAAATTGGGTCCCCAGTCACTGTTCATGAATATTGAATATGTACAGGATTTGCGCGGGTCCATTATCGACACTATCACATGCAAGCTAAGTAAAGCTTTAAACGTCTCAGGACTCTACTTGAAAAGAAACGTCTGAAAGTGAAAAGACcgaatcaataaataaataaaataaagtaataaaaattcgACAGCAGAAACATTAAATATacttagtaaaataaattactgactgtactttttgctaCGTGTGATTATTCATTGCATGGTGATATAAACTACGTATCCAcactaaactaaattaaaaaccaatccgaccactggaagcgagtcaaatttaactttcatGATTTGACTACGTAACAGACACTGGTAtgggtaaaattaaataaaagcttgtaaaaaagcgTCAATCAACATTTGGCAGATAAACCAGTCAGTATTATCACTAGCGCTCTAAATAAAAGGGCCTTCGAGCAAAATTATCACGATAAACCCTTCCAGGCTTATATCGAGTGTACCCTCCGTGCAATTGTTTCCGGAGTGCAATATTTTCCTGTCTGTGCAACTTGTATATTAGTACCATAATCACAATTTGAAGCAGAAAGCTCGAACAAAATACTTACAACGCGTCTGCCGTACTTTAAACATAATACGTCTTAAAgtgattttccaccggtgaggcgagacgagaggagaattgaaatttgtatggcggcgcccgcggcgacccgcggcggctcgcggcgggcgcgcgagaatgcatacaaattttaattctcgtctcgcctcgttggtggaaaatcaccattagaaTGACTACTTTTACCTGGCATCAATGATTGTTTAAGTTTTCCACCTTGTTAAAGTTGATATTGCCTGAAGCACAGCACGAACGCGTCAGGATAGTTACCTGTAGTAACGACTCTGCAGATACGTGTTGCAGACAGCCTTGCTGACGTGTGATGCGCTGCCGAAGTCGATGACCTTAACTCGGTAGGGCTGCCGCGCCGGCTCCACCAGCATTATATTCTCGGGCTTCAAGTCGGCGTGGATCAGCCCCAGTTGCTGTGGAACACGTGAAGGGTAATGTTACTGACAACAACGTCGGGGATGGAAGGTAAATGGCCCGCTAAGAACCTGTTCCGTTGGTAAGTAATCTCGTATTATTCAATTCCTGGTTCACAGTAGAACATTCTAACAAGTAAGTAGCATAACATTTTCCCTATCAGgcaatgcaatgtcactatgtCGCAGACGACGCGCCAAAATGAGTGTAGACAGAGCAAGTTCCACAACATTGACATCTACCCACGAATTCTTCAATGAAGCCGCGATCTTGTCACTGGTACATGCGTACATAGCTCAAAGAATGTCAGTTGAAGTAGTAACTGACATTCTTTAGCAAAAGGACAGATAATCGTTAGAGGAGAAGGTTCCGAAGAACCGGAAGACTCAGGGTTGGTATGCCTCCCCAGTGGGAGTCCCTAGTGTTCATCCATTCTGGGCGTCCATAGCTAGGTGGATCGACAACATCGCAAGAGTTACGTGCAACCGGTGTAAAGTTGTCGGTCATTATGGCGTTTCAAGGGGCCTCTCCCTTTgatcaacagtggacgtcttccggctgctgggggcaactacgaaattcgaaaatcgaagttcgtatcgtaccgtccctctcactctcgtattaaacaatattagcgtcagcgggccGGTAAGATAGGTTGGGTACTGACCTTGAGTTTGAGCAGCGCGGTGAGCACTTGCTGCAATATAGGGCGGATGTACTTGAGCGGCAGGGGCGAGAACTTGTTCTGTTTGAGGAAGTCGTACAGGTTCTGCTCGAGCATCTCAAACACGAGGCAGGTGTGCGAGCGATGTTGGAAGCACTCGTACGCGCGGACGAAGTTGAACTCGTCCGCCGACTCCTGCGATAGCCGGGAGAGGATGGACACCTGGACAAATACAAAGGTTGCAATttagattaaatatttatttagtttgtaattAGGTGGGGAGTGCTGATGTAAGAGgcttttatttactaatttcTTTCTGCTGAGTTTGCGGTGCATTTCCTTGATAATGATGGTACTGAGTAATTGGTATTGGTATTTGTGATTGATTTAGGCGCTATGTTTTGGAGGTCCGTAATAgtccgtatcaatgaactattcTAGTTTACCATGTTTCTAACGGAGAAGCAAGGTAAGTCATTGTAGTTTAATGATGGCGTTACCAAAACCACTTTGTGACTTATTTACATagcaaaaaacgtttttttgatTTGTGTACTCTCACAAAAAGTAAATATTCAGCGAAGTATCTTGGGTTATGGTGACGTTCGGCGTCAAAGAATTAGTAGAGAAAGTGGAATTTAACCTAAATGGTT encodes:
- the Hipk gene encoding homeodomain interacting protein kinase isoform X3, translating into MDLTVHKIKCESYEFKEEFDFDFESVGDGSEHRRAQPAASVASAGAARHKTAPQAATTTAHSKQAAAGGANHPPQPQGNKRSGCGGDGDYQLVQHEVLYSSSNRYEVLEFLGRGTFGQVVKCWKKGTNEIVAIKILKNHPSYARQGQIEVSILSRLSQESADEFNFVRAYECFQHRSHTCLVFEMLEQNLYDFLKQNKFSPLPLKYIRPILQQVLTALLKLKQLGLIHADLKPENIMLVEPARQPYRVKVIDFGSASHVSKAVCNTYLQSRYYRAPEIILGLAFCEAIDMWSLGCVVAELFLGWPLYPGSSEYDQIRYISQTQGLPTEHMLNSASKTAKFFYRDVDSTYPFWRLKTPEEHELETGIKSKEARKYIFNCLDDIGQVNVPTDLEGGQLLAEKADRREFIDLLKRMLTMDQERRITPGEALNHAFVTLAHLVDYAHCNNVKASVQMMEVCRRSGSGVGGVGGEYGVGSVVAPAAAPPAHHLALTINQQRLPPAPYDNLYQLYQGGRVAVGGARQYATRAAEPFPHQFVSSILCQPAYQVQQLAAAAAAAAAAHHGHGVADVGEWRAPLIVEPAPLPDPDVWDFHHHPLHHHPHKRVVNRSAKQQTSAVPHYQPHHQTHQYSMASSGGKKEPTQLSPVKKRVKEGTPPSRHNRHIHHEQNTNNAAGGRASWETSAPAAPPAHTITIRDTPSPAVSVITISDSEDEQPRRQNNNRGGSGECPPPAAAAGVICSARSPRDDPHVKPEPHQPCHHHHHAQQPVAPVAAHAPHAPPPQRAQATPQSQKKRLLALAQQEAHKHEPADHHHYTQNGAAVRQTNDYQCNQYVPAQHNKRDSSGGCREYTSAGAGAGAVAPPPAAHKHAAPHAWHHHPHAHYKTGSGGVLSPAGGVSPGYLPPPLYVPTYHYHTGGVGGVAGVGGVGGVGSVAGPPPAHHASGARLPGYLQPYSPTYLVPQHPQQHLWYTD